One genomic window of Polyangium aurulentum includes the following:
- a CDS encoding peptidylprolyl isomerase, which produces MANPTAVLETSLGNIKIELYVDKMPITAGNFIKLAKSGFYDGLHFHRVINKFMLQFGCPHSRDPKSRLAGTGDGPEGTIQDEHPANAKLSNEPGTLSMANTGQANSGSCQFFINTVHNDYLDWFTPGPSKHPVFGRVIEGMDVVHKIEQTRTDGEDRPITPIRMNRVTVQES; this is translated from the coding sequence ATGGCTAACCCGACTGCTGTCCTCGAGACCTCGCTTGGTAACATCAAGATCGAGCTGTACGTCGACAAGATGCCCATCACCGCGGGCAACTTCATCAAGCTCGCGAAGAGCGGATTTTACGATGGGCTGCACTTCCACCGCGTGATCAACAAGTTCATGCTCCAGTTCGGATGCCCGCACAGCCGCGATCCGAAGAGCCGGCTCGCCGGCACGGGCGACGGGCCCGAGGGCACCATCCAGGACGAGCACCCCGCGAACGCCAAGCTCTCGAACGAGCCCGGCACGCTCTCGATGGCGAACACCGGCCAGGCCAACAGCGGATCTTGCCAGTTCTTCATCAACACCGTGCACAACGACTACCTCGATTGGTTCACCCCCGGCCCCTCCAAGCACCCGGTGTTCGGCCGCGTGATCGAGGGCATGGACGTCGTGCACAAGATCGAACAGACGCGCACCGACGGCGAAGATCGCCCGATCACGCCGATCCGCATGAACCGCGTCACCGTTCAGGAATCCTGA